The Gemmatimonadota bacterium genome has a window encoding:
- the atpB gene encoding F0F1 ATP synthase subunit A encodes MTGPWSSVLSLEMATEGGSGEAHYSILHGIFYLLGPLADWIPQPVRQPDLLLNTLLVFVIVLVLVTIAVRSFKRIPEGSVQTLFEMAVEGLTGFFLNIVGERGRKYIPFFASFFIYIWFMNMLGVIPGMQSPTADLNTTLGFALISIVSAHLIGLREIGLKAYLWHFWGEPKWMGVLMCPLHIVGEFAKVISLSIRLFGNVFGEEMIVLVLLGLSPVFLIGALEVPFVPMQVPMLMFGVFSGTVQAMIFSVLSAVYVAQFLDHDHGEEDH; translated from the coding sequence TTGACTGGTCCGTGGTCGAGTGTCCTCTCTCTGGAGATGGCGACCGAGGGAGGAAGCGGTGAAGCGCACTACTCGATTCTACATGGTATATTTTACCTGCTGGGCCCGCTGGCCGATTGGATTCCCCAACCCGTCAGACAGCCGGATCTCCTGCTGAACACCCTGCTCGTCTTCGTAATTGTCCTCGTTCTCGTAACCATTGCGGTACGATCGTTCAAGCGCATACCCGAAGGATCGGTCCAGACGCTGTTCGAAATGGCCGTCGAGGGACTGACCGGGTTCTTCCTCAATATCGTCGGGGAGCGCGGCCGGAAGTACATACCCTTTTTCGCCTCCTTCTTCATCTACATCTGGTTCATGAACATGCTGGGCGTCATTCCCGGCATGCAGTCGCCCACCGCCGATCTGAACACCACGCTCGGATTCGCCCTGATCTCCATCGTATCGGCCCATCTCATCGGCCTGCGCGAGATCGGACTCAAGGCCTATCTCTGGCATTTCTGGGGCGAGCCCAAGTGGATGGGCGTACTCATGTGCCCGCTTCATATCGTGGGCGAGTTCGCCAAGGTCATCTCCCTGTCGATCCGCCTCTTCGGAAACGTGTTCGGAGAAGAGATGATCGTACTGGTGCTGCTGGGCCTGTCCCCGGTGTTTCTTATCGGCGCCCTCGAGGTGCCCTTCGTGCCGATGCAGGTTCCGATGTTGATGTTCGGCGTGTTTTCGGGGACGGTACAGGCGATGATCTTCTCGGTGCTCAGCGCCGTGTACGTGGCCCAGTTCCTGGATCACGACCACGGGGAGGAAGACCACTGA
- the atpA gene encoding F0F1 ATP synthase subunit alpha, giving the protein MAFDEIAIRADEVSELLKQQVLDYKREVDIYETGTALQVGDGIARVQGLSNVMANELVEFPNDVVGMVLNLEEDNVGCILFGDDQLIKEGDPVKRTGRIVECAVGDGLLGRVVDSLGRPIDGKGPIVDADSRPIETKAPGVVQRQPVNEPMYTGLKVIDSMFPIGRGQRELIIGDRQTGKTAVALDAIINQKGQDVVCIYVAVGQKGSTIAKTVATLEEHGAMEYTTVVVASASTPAPMQFLAPYGGATMGEHYRDNGKHALVIYDDLTKHAVAYRQLSLNLRRPPGREAYPGDVFYLHSRLLERAAKMSDEYGSGSLTALPVIETQFGDVSTYIPTNVISITDGQIFLESNLFFAGQRPAVNVGLSVSRVGGAAQIKAMKSRQVAGLLRTSLARYRELEAFARFGTSGLDQTTQRELHLGERLVELLKQPQYRPMAVEEQILSLYVGVNGLLNDLEVGDVQPFVAAFLQHMETHHSDVGREIRETRELSEETEQRIRDAVEEFSKTYNA; this is encoded by the coding sequence ATGGCGTTTGATGAAATTGCAATTCGTGCGGACGAGGTCTCCGAACTCCTCAAGCAGCAGGTGCTCGACTACAAGAGAGAGGTCGACATCTACGAAACGGGTACCGCGCTCCAGGTGGGCGACGGGATTGCCCGCGTGCAGGGCCTCTCCAACGTGATGGCGAACGAGTTGGTCGAGTTTCCCAACGACGTGGTGGGCATGGTGCTGAACCTGGAAGAGGACAACGTCGGGTGCATCCTCTTCGGGGACGACCAGCTGATCAAGGAGGGCGATCCGGTCAAGCGCACGGGGCGGATCGTCGAGTGCGCCGTGGGCGACGGCCTGCTGGGCCGCGTGGTGGATTCCCTGGGCCGGCCGATAGATGGAAAGGGACCGATCGTAGACGCGGATTCCCGCCCGATCGAGACGAAGGCCCCCGGCGTGGTGCAACGCCAACCCGTGAACGAACCCATGTATACCGGCCTGAAGGTGATCGACAGCATGTTCCCCATCGGAAGGGGGCAGCGCGAGTTGATTATCGGCGACCGGCAGACGGGCAAGACGGCCGTGGCCCTGGACGCGATCATCAACCAGAAGGGCCAGGACGTGGTCTGCATCTACGTCGCCGTCGGCCAGAAGGGATCCACGATCGCCAAGACGGTCGCGACCCTGGAGGAACACGGCGCCATGGAGTACACCACCGTGGTCGTGGCCTCGGCCAGCACGCCGGCGCCGATGCAGTTCCTGGCGCCCTACGGCGGCGCGACCATGGGCGAGCACTACCGCGACAACGGCAAGCACGCCCTCGTCATCTACGACGATCTGACCAAGCACGCGGTGGCCTACCGGCAACTGTCGCTGAACCTGCGGCGGCCGCCGGGCCGGGAAGCCTATCCGGGGGACGTGTTCTACCTCCACTCCCGGCTCCTTGAACGAGCGGCCAAGATGAGCGACGAATACGGATCCGGATCGCTGACCGCGCTGCCCGTCATCGAGACCCAGTTCGGCGACGTGTCGACCTACATTCCGACCAACGTGATTTCCATCACCGACGGTCAGATCTTCCTGGAGTCGAACCTGTTCTTCGCCGGTCAGCGGCCGGCGGTGAACGTGGGCCTGTCGGTCTCCCGCGTGGGCGGCGCCGCGCAGATCAAGGCGATGAAATCGCGCCAGGTGGCCGGGCTGCTCCGAACGTCGCTGGCCCGGTACCGCGAGCTGGAGGCCTTCGCCCGGTTCGGCACGTCGGGACTGGACCAGACCACGCAGCGGGAGCTGCACCTGGGCGAGCGGCTGGTCGAGCTGCTCAAGCAGCCCCAGTACCGGCCCATGGCGGTCGAGGAACAGATCCTCTCGCTCTACGTGGGTGTCAACGGGCTGTTGAACGACCTCGAGGTGGGCGACGTGCAGCCCTTCGTGGCGGCCTTCCTCCAGCACATGGAGACGCACCACTCGGACGTGGGCCGCGAGATCCGGGAGACCAGGGAACTGAGCGAAGAAACCGAGCAGCGCATCCGGGACGCCGTCGAGGAATTCAGCAAGACGTACAACGCGTAG
- the atpC gene encoding ATP synthase F1 subunit epsilon: MAVEFPLVIVTPSSMAFEGEARSVLAPGTDGYFEVLIGHVPMLTSLRPGLLTIRNDEGRTQYTVSGGFVEVLRAQVTVLAETIEEVGAIDLDRARQAEERARQRLGSGEEDVDVDRARASLDRAVNRIKATQQ, encoded by the coding sequence ATGGCAGTCGAATTCCCCCTGGTCATCGTAACGCCTTCGAGCATGGCCTTCGAAGGCGAGGCGCGCAGCGTGCTCGCCCCCGGTACGGACGGCTATTTCGAGGTGCTGATCGGCCACGTGCCCATGCTCACCTCCCTGCGGCCGGGTCTACTGACCATCCGGAACGACGAGGGCCGGACGCAGTACACCGTGTCCGGCGGATTCGTCGAGGTGCTTCGGGCCCAGGTGACGGTCCTGGCCGAGACCATCGAAGAGGTGGGCGCGATCGACCTGGATCGCGCGCGCCAGGCCGAGGAACGGGCGCGCCAGCGCCTGGGATCGGGCGAAGAAGACGTCGACGTCGACCGGGCGCGGGCTTCGCTGGACCGGGCGGTCAACCGCATCAAGGCGACCCAGCAGTAG
- the ispF gene encoding 2-C-methyl-D-erythritol 2,4-cyclodiphosphate synthase, with amino-acid sequence MRVGTGYDVHAFAEGRPLVLGGVTIPHERGLQGHSDADVLSHAIGDAMLGAAGLGDIGVHFPDDDARYRGISSLVLLQRTVDALGESGYTVTNVDATVVAERPKLSPYVQQMRSRIGEALGLPDDRVSIKATTSERLGFTGREEGIAAHAVVLIRSADGG; translated from the coding sequence ATACGCGTAGGTACCGGCTACGACGTCCACGCCTTCGCGGAAGGCCGGCCCCTCGTGCTGGGCGGCGTGACCATTCCCCACGAACGCGGGCTGCAGGGCCACTCGGACGCGGACGTCCTCTCGCACGCCATCGGCGACGCTATGCTGGGCGCGGCCGGGCTGGGAGACATCGGGGTTCACTTCCCGGATGACGACGCCCGATACCGCGGGATTTCCAGCCTCGTACTGCTCCAACGGACTGTTGACGCACTGGGTGAATCCGGTTATACTGTAACGAATGTGGACGCCACCGTCGTAGCGGAACGTCCGAAACTTTCGCCCTACGTGCAGCAGATGCGCAGCCGTATCGGCGAAGCCCTGGGACTTCCGGACGACCGCGTGTCGATCAAGGCCACAACTTCAGAGAGACTCGGATTCACGGGACGGGAAGAAGGCATCGCGGCCCACGCCGTGGTACTGATCCGTTCCGCTGACGGCGGGTGA
- the atpF gene encoding F0F1 ATP synthase subunit B translates to MLDILHDLGIDLSTLIIQMIGFAVLFFVLRKYVFGIIAQAIEDRKRDIRDRMEGLDADRAELDRLHEEARRRLEEIETEAREKMQAAVDQANAERGRILEQTQQEAERELEKARNTIRREKEYAVAELRAQVGDLAVEIAGRILNSTLDATEHRKVVDEFIAQMPSKE, encoded by the coding sequence GTGTTAGATATACTGCACGATCTTGGCATTGACCTGAGCACCCTGATCATCCAGATGATCGGGTTCGCCGTCCTGTTCTTCGTCCTGAGGAAGTATGTTTTCGGCATTATCGCCCAGGCCATCGAAGACAGGAAACGGGATATCCGCGACCGCATGGAGGGACTGGACGCGGACCGGGCGGAACTGGACCGTCTGCACGAAGAAGCCAGGCGGCGGCTCGAGGAAATCGAGACCGAGGCCCGCGAGAAGATGCAGGCCGCGGTCGACCAGGCCAACGCGGAACGGGGTCGGATCCTCGAGCAGACCCAGCAGGAAGCGGAGCGCGAGCTCGAGAAGGCACGCAACACGATCAGGCGCGAGAAGGAATACGCCGTGGCCGAACTGCGCGCACAGGTAGGCGATCTGGCGGTGGAAATCGCGGGCAGGATCCTGAACAGCACCTTGGACGCGACGGAACACCGGAAGGTCGTGGACGAGTTCATCGCTCAGATGCCTTCAAAGGAATAA
- a CDS encoding M23 family metallopeptidase codes for MAAVSGEAAASGEAAAENESAVLFRYVPSIWPVAGWVTREFQTGDDPIVTTHFGLDVAARESTPVVSTADGIVTFADWDQNLGWLVEIDHGYDMSTRYGHNARLRVDRGQTVRRGQIIALVGNTGRSTAPHLHYEVWKDEVPVDPRGYLPEVIHWDDLLLSLRTQR; via the coding sequence ATGGCCGCCGTGTCCGGTGAGGCCGCCGCGTCCGGTGAGGCCGCCGCGGAAAACGAAAGTGCGGTGCTGTTCCGTTACGTGCCGTCCATATGGCCCGTGGCGGGCTGGGTGACCCGGGAGTTTCAAACCGGGGACGACCCGATCGTCACGACGCATTTCGGCCTGGACGTCGCCGCCCGCGAAAGTACGCCGGTCGTGTCCACGGCCGACGGGATTGTGACGTTCGCGGACTGGGACCAGAACCTGGGCTGGCTGGTGGAGATCGATCACGGATATGATATGTCGACGCGTTACGGTCACAACGCAAGGCTGCGCGTCGACCGCGGACAGACGGTCCGCAGAGGGCAGATCATCGCCCTGGTCGGGAATACGGGCCGAAGTACGGCGCCGCATCTGCATTACGAGGTCTGGAAGGACGAAGTTCCCGTAGATCCCCGCGGCTACCTGCCCGAGGTGATCCACTGGGACGATTTGCTGTTGAGCCTGCGGACGCAACGCTGA
- a CDS encoding AtpZ/AtpI family protein: MARDTQGKWQYMREAGELAVIGLTLVFATAIGYFLGHQVERVWPEFKPWGGVVGAMLGVVAGFLEMARTLKRLNRKIEAAERERDGAEH; encoded by the coding sequence ATGGCACGGGACACGCAGGGCAAATGGCAATACATGAGGGAAGCCGGGGAGCTCGCCGTAATCGGCCTGACCCTGGTGTTCGCCACCGCGATCGGGTACTTCCTGGGACACCAGGTTGAACGGGTCTGGCCTGAGTTTAAGCCCTGGGGCGGCGTCGTCGGCGCCATGCTCGGGGTCGTGGCCGGGTTCCTGGAGATGGCGAGGACGTTGAAACGGCTGAACAGAAAGATCGAAGCGGCGGAACGGGAGAGAGATGGCGCAGAGCACTGA
- a CDS encoding ATP synthase subunit I, translating to MAQSTEHDNEPLRRFLPRVYRISAVLTIVGTIAARVAGADLLAVNFFVGSMIGLMMLYVTAWLVRRFVTPGEQIKRNRNKLFLLLMAKLPLLGIVLYFVTSGDWFHPIGLLTGVSLIPFTLTLCGLVLVMRQGSSDNRADWTAVLNKPKRSYR from the coding sequence ATGGCGCAGAGCACTGAACATGACAACGAACCACTGAGGCGGTTCCTGCCCCGTGTCTACCGGATCAGCGCCGTGCTGACCATCGTCGGTACGATCGCGGCGCGGGTGGCGGGCGCGGACCTGCTTGCCGTCAATTTCTTCGTCGGATCGATGATCGGGCTGATGATGCTCTACGTCACGGCCTGGCTGGTCCGCCGTTTCGTGACGCCCGGCGAGCAGATCAAGCGGAACCGCAACAAGCTGTTCCTGCTGCTGATGGCCAAGCTTCCGCTGCTGGGGATCGTGCTCTATTTCGTGACGTCGGGGGACTGGTTCCACCCCATCGGGTTACTGACGGGCGTGTCCCTGATTCCCTTCACGCTGACCCTGTGCGGCCTCGTCCTGGTCATGAGACAGGGTTCATCGGATAATCGGGCAGACTGGACCGCCGTGTTGAACAAGCCGAAGCGGTCCTACCGGTAA
- a CDS encoding polymer-forming cytoskeletal protein yields the protein MTIIAKGAEMNGSMDVEGNVRVDGTVHGDVRATEGVEVGKTGRIVGTTIESKTAVIHGYVESHLIVSQHILLGGKSTLVGDLNTKTLVIEEGAVFHGNSAMMDEPAGSGQADQAGRANKAGQADQAGQADQADGGDDTASSTSGTPYSYER from the coding sequence ATGACGATCATAGCCAAAGGTGCTGAAATGAACGGCTCGATGGACGTAGAGGGCAATGTCCGGGTAGACGGCACCGTGCACGGAGACGTGAGAGCTACGGAAGGGGTCGAGGTCGGCAAGACCGGCCGTATCGTGGGAACGACCATAGAATCCAAGACCGCGGTCATTCATGGTTACGTGGAAAGCCACCTGATCGTGTCGCAACATATTCTCCTGGGCGGCAAATCCACCCTGGTCGGCGACCTGAACACCAAGACCCTCGTCATCGAGGAAGGGGCGGTCTTCCACGGGAATTCGGCCATGATGGACGAACCCGCCGGATCAGGCCAGGCTGACCAGGCAGGCCGCGCGAACAAGGCGGGCCAGGCGGACCAGGCGGGCCAGGCAGACCAGGCGGACGGTGGAGACGACACCGCATCCAGTACGTCCGGTACTCCGTATTCCTACGAGCGTTGA
- the atpH gene encoding ATP synthase F1 subunit delta — MASKSDIAYRYAGAWLEAAAETNTLDTVRGEITAFEQLCRDSQPFVDFITDKVIPADVKQRMLGEIFEGKVQDITLNFLYLLASRRRARNLPEILDACRTILDEWDGIVNADVASAVALTDGQEDDLKTRLEAQTGKSVRMRTTVDEDLIGGFVVRVGDLVFDSSLATQLQQVRQALVRK; from the coding sequence ATGGCCAGCAAGTCAGACATCGCATACCGCTACGCCGGGGCGTGGCTGGAAGCCGCGGCGGAAACCAACACCCTGGACACGGTGCGCGGGGAAATCACGGCTTTCGAGCAGTTGTGCCGGGACTCGCAACCCTTCGTGGACTTTATCACGGACAAAGTCATTCCCGCTGACGTAAAGCAACGCATGCTGGGTGAGATATTCGAAGGCAAGGTCCAGGACATCACCCTCAATTTCCTCTATCTGCTGGCTTCCAGGCGGCGGGCGCGCAACCTGCCGGAGATCCTGGACGCCTGCCGCACGATCCTGGACGAATGGGACGGCATCGTAAACGCGGACGTCGCGAGCGCGGTGGCGCTGACCGACGGGCAGGAAGACGACTTGAAGACCAGACTGGAAGCGCAGACAGGAAAAAGCGTTCGTATGCGGACCACGGTAGACGAAGACTTGATCGGTGGATTCGTGGTGCGCGTGGGCGACCTGGTTTTCGACAGCAGCCTGGCGACCCAGCTCCAGCAGGTCCGGCAGGCGCTTGTTCGTAAATGA
- the atpD gene encoding F0F1 ATP synthase subunit beta, translating into MEGTNTGTVAQIIGAVVDVEFGSGALPKIYNALEVPVEGSDALVLEVQQHLGDNKVRCVAMDATDGLVRGVPAVDTGGPINVPVGPAVLGRMMNVLGRPIDDGGSVESDHHYPIHRRAPEQEDLTTSAEMFETGIKVMDLMEPYTRGGKTGLLGGAGTGKTVLIKELINNIAREHGGISVFAGVGERSREGNDLWLEMEEAKVLDKTALVFGQMNEPPGVRLRVGLSGVAIAEYFRDEEGRDVLLFIDNIFRFVQAGSEVSALLGRMPSAVGYQPTLSTEMGDLQERITSTKQGAITSVQAIYVPADDYTDPAIVTAFPHLDAITALSRDLFARAIFPAVDPLESNSRILDPAVVGERHYGVARGVQQVLQRYKDLQDIIAILGIDELSDDDKLIVSRARKIELFMTQPMFVAEIFTGLEGRYVKVEDTVEGFEKLVNGECDELPEQAFYMVGTIDEAYDKAKELQ; encoded by the coding sequence ATGGAAGGAACGAATACAGGAACCGTGGCGCAGATCATCGGCGCCGTTGTGGACGTCGAATTCGGCTCGGGCGCGCTGCCGAAGATCTACAACGCCCTCGAAGTGCCCGTGGAGGGCAGCGACGCGCTGGTCCTCGAAGTCCAACAGCACCTGGGCGACAACAAGGTGCGGTGCGTGGCCATGGACGCCACGGACGGGCTGGTCCGGGGCGTGCCGGCCGTCGACACCGGCGGACCGATCAACGTTCCCGTGGGACCCGCCGTCCTCGGACGCATGATGAACGTCCTGGGCCGCCCCATCGACGACGGCGGCTCGGTGGAATCGGATCATCACTATCCGATCCATCGCCGCGCGCCGGAGCAGGAGGACCTGACGACTTCGGCGGAGATGTTCGAGACGGGGATCAAGGTCATGGACCTCATGGAACCCTATACCCGCGGCGGGAAGACGGGACTGCTCGGCGGCGCCGGTACGGGCAAGACGGTGCTGATCAAGGAGCTGATCAACAACATCGCCCGGGAGCACGGCGGCATTTCCGTGTTCGCCGGCGTGGGCGAACGGTCTCGCGAGGGCAACGACCTCTGGCTGGAAATGGAAGAGGCGAAAGTGCTCGACAAGACCGCCCTCGTGTTCGGCCAGATGAACGAGCCGCCAGGCGTGCGCCTGCGCGTCGGCCTGTCCGGCGTGGCCATCGCCGAGTATTTCCGCGACGAGGAAGGCCGCGACGTGCTGCTCTTCATCGACAACATCTTCCGCTTCGTGCAGGCGGGATCCGAAGTATCCGCCCTCCTGGGCCGCATGCCCTCCGCCGTGGGATACCAGCCCACGCTGAGCACGGAGATGGGCGACCTGCAGGAGCGCATCACGTCCACGAAGCAGGGCGCCATCACTTCGGTGCAGGCCATCTACGTGCCCGCCGACGATTACACGGACCCGGCCATCGTGACGGCCTTTCCCCATCTCGACGCCATCACCGCCCTGTCCCGCGATCTTTTCGCCCGGGCCATCTTCCCGGCCGTGGATCCCCTCGAGTCCAACTCCCGGATCCTGGATCCCGCCGTCGTCGGAGAGCGGCATTACGGCGTCGCCCGCGGTGTTCAGCAGGTCCTGCAGCGGTACAAGGACCTCCAGGACATCATCGCCATCCTGGGCATCGACGAGTTGTCGGACGACGACAAGCTGATCGTCTCCCGCGCCCGGAAGATCGAGCTGTTCATGACCCAGCCCATGTTCGTCGCGGAGATCTTCACCGGCCTTGAAGGACGGTACGTCAAGGTAGAGGATACGGTCGAGGGATTCGAGAAGCTGGTCAACGGCGAGTGTGACGAACTGCCCGAGCAGGCTTTCTACATGGTAGGCACCATCGACGAAGCCTACGACAAAGCCAAGGAGCTACAGTAG
- a CDS encoding ParB/RepB/Spo0J family partition protein has product MAARKALGRGLEALIPDLPDDQEGRQSVLQVPIDRISANPYQPRQTFDQARLDELARSILEKGVIQPVTVRRKNGQGEYELIAGERRLRAARQTGYQTIPAIVMAVSSPEEMMELSLIENIQRDDLNPIHEARAYLRLQEECHLTQEEVATRVGKNRTTVANTLRLLKLPADVQKCLLADEITMGHARALLGLENRTEQAELCKQIVKKGLSVRKVEELVKKRYEEKRESTPARKPHDLAAAESIMQRILGTKVNINRRQHKGKIEIEFYSTDDLNRILELLKVRL; this is encoded by the coding sequence ATGGCAGCCAGGAAAGCGCTGGGACGGGGGCTGGAAGCGCTGATTCCTGACCTTCCGGACGACCAGGAAGGCCGGCAAAGTGTGCTCCAGGTGCCCATAGACCGGATTTCGGCCAATCCCTACCAACCGAGGCAGACTTTCGACCAGGCCCGGCTCGACGAACTGGCTCGGTCCATTCTCGAAAAGGGCGTGATCCAGCCGGTCACCGTCCGCCGGAAGAACGGGCAGGGGGAATACGAACTGATTGCCGGGGAGCGGAGGCTGCGGGCCGCCAGGCAAACGGGCTACCAGACCATACCGGCCATCGTCATGGCGGTTTCATCTCCCGAAGAAATGATGGAACTCTCGCTGATCGAGAACATCCAGCGGGACGACCTGAACCCGATCCACGAAGCCCGAGCGTACCTGCGGCTTCAGGAAGAATGCCACCTCACGCAGGAGGAAGTCGCCACCCGCGTTGGGAAGAACAGGACGACGGTGGCCAATACGCTCCGGTTGCTGAAACTGCCGGCCGATGTCCAGAAGTGCCTCCTGGCCGACGAGATCACCATGGGCCACGCGCGAGCGCTGCTCGGCCTGGAAAACCGCACGGAACAGGCCGAGTTGTGCAAGCAGATCGTTAAGAAAGGCCTGTCGGTACGCAAGGTGGAAGAACTGGTCAAGAAACGCTACGAGGAGAAGCGGGAAAGCACTCCGGCGCGCAAGCCCCACGACCTCGCGGCCGCCGAGTCCATCATGCAGCGCATTCTCGGCACGAAGGTGAACATCAATCGCAGGCAGCACAAAGGGAAGATCGAAATCGAGTTCTATTCCACGGACGACCTGAACCGCATCCTCGAACTGCTGAAAGTCCGGCTGTGA
- the atpG gene encoding ATP synthase F1 subunit gamma — MPSLREIRRRIASTKDIQKITRAMQTVAGVRLRRAQSRLFAARPYARKLDGMMKHLAAQTADERHPLMTPREVKASALIVVTADRGFCGGFNSNVVRRALESVREGSPTPALFCVGRKGSDTLSRQRLEILSRHTNVFQALEYAQAGEIADEVTRLFNSGKIDRVDMLYNEFKSAGQQSLVTEQLLPVPPMAVEDDPGFTGYVYEPSQPLLLNDLLPQHLRFQLWRVLLESNTAEEAARMMAMDNATRNASDLIDDLTLTANKIRQETITSELMDIVGGAEALK; from the coding sequence ATGCCGTCACTTCGCGAAATCAGGCGACGCATCGCGAGCACGAAGGACATCCAGAAGATCACGCGGGCCATGCAGACGGTGGCCGGCGTCCGCCTGCGCCGGGCGCAAAGCCGGTTGTTCGCCGCCCGTCCCTACGCCCGCAAGCTGGACGGGATGATGAAGCACCTGGCGGCGCAGACGGCCGACGAGCGGCATCCGCTCATGACTCCCCGCGAGGTGAAGGCCTCCGCGCTGATCGTCGTGACGGCCGACCGCGGATTCTGCGGAGGGTTCAACTCGAACGTCGTGCGCCGCGCCCTGGAAAGCGTCCGAGAGGGTTCGCCGACCCCCGCGTTGTTCTGCGTGGGTCGCAAGGGTTCGGATACGCTCTCCCGCCAGCGGCTGGAGATCCTGTCCCGCCATACCAACGTGTTCCAGGCGCTGGAATACGCCCAGGCCGGCGAGATCGCCGACGAGGTGACCAGGCTTTTCAACAGTGGCAAGATCGACCGGGTGGACATGCTCTACAACGAGTTCAAGTCCGCCGGGCAGCAGAGCCTCGTGACCGAGCAACTGCTCCCCGTGCCGCCCATGGCGGTGGAGGACGATCCGGGGTTCACCGGCTACGTGTACGAGCCGTCGCAGCCCCTGCTCCTGAACGACCTGCTGCCGCAGCATCTCCGCTTCCAGCTGTGGCGCGTGCTGCTCGAATCCAACACGGCGGAGGAAGCCGCCCGCATGATGGCCATGGACAACGCCACGCGGAATGCGAGCGACCTGATCGACGATCTGACCCTGACGGCCAACAAGATCCGCCAGGAAACCATTACATCCGAACTGATGGACATCGTGGGCGGCGCCGAAGCACTGAAGTAA
- a CDS encoding ATP synthase F0 subunit C — MLYYMGLGLGVALAVSVAAIGSGVGQGIATGLACQGISRQPESAGRIQLVLIIGLAFMESLAIYGLLVFFMLQGQLPSFEQVMELSRLAQ, encoded by the coding sequence ATGCTGTACTACATGGGTTTAGGACTTGGCGTGGCGCTGGCCGTTTCCGTTGCGGCCATCGGCTCGGGTGTCGGTCAGGGGATCGCAACCGGTCTGGCCTGTCAGGGCATTTCCCGTCAACCCGAATCCGCCGGCCGGATCCAGCTGGTGTTGATCATCGGCCTGGCGTTCATGGAATCGCTGGCGATCTACGGCCTGCTGGTGTTCTTCATGCTCCAGGGCCAGTTGCCGTCCTTCGAACAGGTCATGGAACTGAGCCGCCTCGCCCAGTAG
- a CDS encoding AAA family ATPase, with product MGKVISIANQKGGVGKTTTSVNLSACLGVAEKKTLLVDLDPQSNATSGLGLQDRTLDVTIYEVLLDERDIEEAVQQTEIPALHAVPAHRRLVGAEIELVSAIARERKLEEAIKPIRDEYEYILIDCPPSLSLLTLNALTAADSVLIPIQCEYYALEGLGQLLNSIRKIQKHLNRNLKIEGILLTMYDKRLNLSRQIEVEAKQYFADKVYQTTIPRNVRLSEAPSFGSPIILYDILSSGAESYMNLAREVMANGSQESAGTGAGSADS from the coding sequence ATGGGCAAGGTCATTTCGATAGCGAACCAGAAGGGCGGGGTGGGCAAGACGACGACGTCCGTCAACCTGTCCGCCTGCCTGGGTGTCGCGGAAAAGAAGACGCTGCTGGTCGACCTGGACCCGCAGTCGAACGCCACGTCGGGACTCGGCCTGCAGGACCGGACGCTGGACGTGACGATTTACGAAGTCCTGCTGGACGAGCGCGACATCGAAGAAGCCGTCCAGCAGACCGAGATCCCCGCGCTTCACGCCGTTCCGGCCCATCGGCGGCTGGTCGGCGCCGAAATCGAGCTGGTATCGGCCATCGCCCGGGAACGGAAACTGGAAGAGGCGATCAAGCCCATTCGCGACGAGTACGAATACATCCTGATCGACTGCCCGCCCTCCCTGAGCCTGCTCACCCTGAACGCCCTCACGGCGGCCGACTCGGTGTTGATTCCCATCCAGTGCGAGTATTACGCCCTTGAGGGACTCGGGCAGCTGCTCAATTCGATCCGGAAGATCCAGAAGCACCTGAACCGCAACCTGAAGATCGAAGGCATTCTCCTGACGATGTACGACAAGCGGCTCAATCTCTCGAGACAGATCGAGGTGGAAGCCAAGCAGTATTTCGCGGACAAGGTCTACCAGACCACCATCCCGAGAAACGTCCGATTGAGCGAAGCGCCGAGTTTCGGGAGTCCGATCATCCTCTACGATATTCTCTCGTCTGGCGCGGAAAGCTATATGAATCTGGCCAGAGAGGTGATGGCAAATGGCAGCCAGGAAAGCGCTGGGACGGGGGCTGGAAGCGCTGATTCCTGA